One genomic region from Metallosphaera tengchongensis encodes:
- the rpl12p gene encoding 50S ribosomal protein P1, with protein sequence MEYIYASLLLHAGKKEITEEAVKNILTAAGIDVDEVRVKAVVAALKEVNIDEVLKNATAMPVAAAPAAAPAQESKKEEKKEEEEKKGPSDEEIAGGLSSLFG encoded by the coding sequence ATGGAATACATATACGCAAGTTTGCTTTTGCATGCGGGTAAGAAGGAGATAACAGAAGAAGCAGTAAAGAACATACTCACCGCAGCCGGGATTGATGTAGACGAGGTAAGAGTCAAGGCAGTGGTTGCAGCGCTTAAGGAAGTGAACATCGACGAAGTGCTTAAGAATGCAACTGCAATGCCTGTAGCTGCTGCCCCTGCTGCAGCTCCAGCTCAAGAGTCCAAGAAAGAGGAGAAGAAAGAAGAAGAGGAGAAGAAAGGACCCAGCGATGAGGAGATCGCCGGAGGTCTCTCCTCCCTCTTCGGATAA
- a CDS encoding 50S ribosomal protein L31e produces MKQKDNFELVINLRSAHNSKRTMKFKRAINEVKEEVARHFGANKVILDPLLVSAISNNSKDKLARKVRVVVLKIGEKTFLVRLAVKPE; encoded by the coding sequence ATGAAACAAAAAGATAACTTTGAGCTCGTAATAAACCTGAGGAGCGCGCATAATTCTAAAAGGACAATGAAGTTCAAAAGGGCTATTAATGAGGTTAAAGAAGAAGTAGCGAGGCATTTCGGTGCAAATAAAGTAATCTTGGATCCGTTATTAGTAAGCGCCATTTCCAATAACTCTAAGGATAAGTTGGCTAGAAAAGTAAGAGTTGTTGTCTTAAAAATAGGCGAAAAAACTTTTCTTGTCAGATTAGCAGTGAAGCCTGAATGA
- the rpl18a gene encoding 50S ribosomal protein L18Ae — protein MTEVKTFIIRGEALFNESEFPTRQKFTKYVRAINEAQAKERVYAEFGSKNKIKRKNIKFVEIKEVDPTHLKNKKIKELAEIDRIIL, from the coding sequence ATGACTGAAGTCAAAACTTTCATTATCCGCGGAGAGGCTCTCTTCAATGAGAGCGAGTTTCCAACAAGGCAGAAATTTACAAAATACGTTAGGGCTATTAACGAAGCCCAAGCTAAAGAGCGGGTTTACGCGGAGTTCGGTAGTAAAAATAAAATTAAAAGGAAGAACATTAAATTTGTTGAGATAAAAGAAGTAGACCCTACACATCTCAAAAATAAAAAGATAAAAGAACTCGCAGAGATAGATAGGATAATATTGTGA
- a CDS encoding transcription elongation factor Spt5, whose protein sequence is MEASRIRNFYAVKVTGGQEVSVAIMLEERIKTNNIEDVYSIVVLPSLKGYVIIESTGPHIVKFITSGIRHVRGVAPGLVPKDDIVKFVSRKPTGPAIKIGDMVEVISGPFRGMQAQVMEYKAERGEVVLNILESAFPLQVTIPVDQVKPIKKT, encoded by the coding sequence TTGGAAGCTTCTAGAATAAGAAACTTTTACGCGGTGAAAGTCACTGGAGGACAGGAAGTTAGTGTAGCCATAATGTTAGAGGAAAGGATAAAAACCAACAACATAGAGGACGTGTATTCCATAGTGGTGTTACCTTCGCTGAAGGGTTACGTTATTATTGAAAGTACTGGTCCACATATAGTTAAGTTCATAACTAGCGGGATAAGACACGTTAGGGGAGTAGCACCTGGTCTTGTTCCAAAGGACGATATTGTGAAATTTGTATCTAGAAAGCCCACAGGACCAGCAATTAAGATAGGGGATATGGTAGAGGTGATTTCGGGTCCATTTAGAGGAATGCAGGCTCAAGTAATGGAGTACAAGGCTGAACGTGGAGAAGTAGTTTTAAATATACTAGAATCAGCCTTTCCTCTACAGGTCACAATACCTGTAGATCAGGTAAAACCAATAAAGAAAACTTAA
- a CDS encoding 50S ribosomal protein L11 — MAKKSVKVVVEGGNVKPGPPLAPTLSQLGLNVGEVVKKINEATSQFKGMTVPVTLDVDTDTKKYEISVGVPTTTSLLLKKAGASEPSGDPEHKKVGNISMDDVIEVAISKKPSLTAIELKGAVKSILGTAKSIGLTVDNKDPKLLVREVEEGKYDDKIKEMEPKWGNV, encoded by the coding sequence ATGGCAAAAAAATCGGTTAAAGTAGTGGTAGAGGGGGGAAACGTAAAGCCAGGCCCTCCCCTCGCTCCAACTTTGTCCCAATTGGGACTTAATGTTGGAGAAGTGGTTAAGAAGATAAACGAGGCTACGTCTCAGTTTAAAGGTATGACCGTTCCAGTTACTTTAGACGTTGATACTGACACAAAAAAATATGAGATCTCTGTTGGAGTTCCGACCACTACTTCCCTCCTCCTAAAGAAAGCTGGTGCCAGCGAACCCTCAGGTGACCCAGAACATAAGAAGGTCGGAAATATTTCGATGGATGACGTAATAGAGGTTGCCATATCAAAGAAACCTTCGTTGACTGCCATAGAGCTTAAGGGAGCAGTGAAGTCCATTCTAGGTACTGCGAAAAGTATAGGGCTTACAGTTGATAATAAGGATCCAAAGCTTCTGGTCAGGGAAGTTGAAGAGGGTAAATACGATGATAAAATAAAAGAAATGGAACCCAAGTGGGGTAACGTATAG
- a CDS encoding 50S ribosomal protein L1, whose product MIVGKEKIEEAVKLALSQEYNQKRQFTQSVELIISFKDVDMKRGDIKLRDPIVLPKPPSKPRNVLVVPSLEQLESVRKAEPNVLLTKEELQKLQGAKRSIKKLASKNQWFLIAQDSMSLAGRILGPALGPRGKFPTPLPSSADVGEYVIRYKRSTLVKTKDQPHTQTFIGTEDQPVGDLVDNIFAVLNGIEPKIKGPTYIKALYVKTTMGKPAQIKMK is encoded by the coding sequence ATGATAGTGGGAAAAGAGAAAATAGAGGAAGCTGTGAAATTAGCTCTTAGTCAGGAGTATAATCAGAAGAGGCAATTCACTCAAAGTGTAGAGCTGATAATATCCTTTAAGGACGTGGACATGAAGAGGGGCGACATAAAGTTAAGGGATCCCATTGTTTTACCCAAGCCCCCCAGTAAGCCCAGGAACGTGTTAGTTGTGCCCTCGCTTGAGCAACTGGAGTCTGTGAGGAAAGCTGAACCTAACGTCCTTTTAACAAAGGAAGAGTTACAGAAACTTCAAGGAGCTAAGAGATCTATTAAAAAACTAGCTAGTAAGAATCAGTGGTTTCTCATAGCCCAGGACTCAATGTCTTTAGCCGGAAGGATACTAGGCCCAGCTTTAGGTCCTAGAGGTAAATTCCCTACTCCTCTTCCATCTTCAGCGGACGTGGGAGAATATGTCATTAGGTACAAGAGATCAACATTAGTAAAGACCAAGGATCAGCCACATACTCAAACTTTCATCGGTACTGAGGATCAACCAGTAGGCGATCTAGTAGATAACATCTTTGCAGTTTTGAATGGAATAGAGCCTAAGATTAAGGGACCAACATATATCAAAGCTTTATACGTGAAAACAACAATGGGTAAACCAGCCCAGATTAAGATGAAGTGA
- a CDS encoding DUF434 domain-containing protein — protein MISWRRELREAAIDYRYLLDRGYSGKPSLDIVVSRYGLSREERLFLLRCVHSKKDVESIGNKFGLEEPLIVDGYNIGLTLLNALEGDPIYLCDDGFVRDLSLGKRKNDVRILTILNLLAEYLISFRLDYWIVLDSQISRSGEIGSRLRENNINVKVVNKADKEIITFSGTAASNDFVILTKAKKVFDVMGIFLLKEVEPIRFPFDLYF, from the coding sequence TTGATATCGTGGAGAAGGGAATTAAGGGAGGCGGCTATTGATTACAGGTACCTTTTGGATAGAGGGTACAGTGGGAAGCCCTCCCTCGATATTGTTGTTTCTAGGTATGGTCTTAGTAGGGAGGAAAGATTATTTCTCCTGAGATGCGTTCATAGTAAAAAGGACGTCGAAAGCATTGGAAACAAATTTGGACTGGAAGAGCCCTTAATAGTTGACGGTTACAACATTGGCCTAACACTCCTAAACGCCTTGGAAGGAGATCCAATCTATCTATGTGATGACGGATTTGTTAGAGATCTAAGCTTAGGAAAGAGAAAAAACGACGTTAGAATTCTAACAATTCTAAATCTCTTAGCAGAATATTTAATTTCATTTAGATTAGATTATTGGATCGTGCTTGATTCCCAAATAAGTAGGAGTGGTGAAATAGGATCGAGGTTACGAGAAAATAATATAAACGTAAAAGTCGTGAATAAAGCCGATAAGGAAATAATTACCTTCTCTGGAACCGCAGCTAGCAACGATTTCGTTATTTTAACTAAAGCTAAGAAGGTATTCGACGTTATGGGGATTTTTCTTCTGAAAGAGGTGGAACCAATTAGATTTCCTTTCGATTTATATTTTTAA
- the ftsY gene encoding signal recognition particle-docking protein FtsY — protein sequence MKPGILGFLRYKEIKEDDILDLIEELRVELLEDDVSLEVTDKILDDLRKELVGKKISRKENLEDLVKNSLKKSLREILSKNYSNIDIFQISKDKKPFVIVFFGVNGVGKTTTIAKFAYLLKKNGLSVIIAASDTFRAAAQEQLAYHASKLEVPLVRGKYGGDPASVAFDAIQSAKSRNIDVVLIDTAGRMHTDKDLTEELRRVVRIAKPNMKILVLDSLAGNDALAQAEYFEKNIGYDAVILTKVDADAKGGVALSLAYKLGKPVIFVGMGQDYDSLIKFNPDWFADRLVS from the coding sequence ATAAAGCCAGGTATATTAGGCTTTCTTAGATATAAAGAAATCAAGGAAGATGACATCTTGGACCTTATTGAAGAGCTTAGGGTTGAGCTCCTTGAAGACGACGTCTCGCTGGAAGTAACGGACAAGATATTGGACGATCTGAGGAAGGAGTTGGTAGGCAAAAAAATATCCAGAAAAGAGAATTTGGAGGATTTAGTAAAAAATTCACTAAAAAAATCTTTAAGAGAAATACTGTCTAAAAATTATAGTAACATAGATATTTTTCAAATAAGTAAGGATAAAAAGCCATTCGTTATTGTGTTTTTTGGAGTTAATGGGGTAGGCAAGACCACAACCATAGCCAAGTTCGCCTATTTGCTAAAGAAAAACGGCTTATCTGTAATCATAGCAGCTTCCGATACTTTCAGGGCTGCGGCCCAGGAGCAACTAGCCTATCACGCCTCAAAATTAGAGGTTCCGTTAGTGAGAGGAAAGTACGGGGGTGATCCAGCATCAGTGGCGTTTGATGCTATACAGTCAGCAAAGAGCAGGAACATCGACGTGGTTCTCATAGACACTGCGGGGAGGATGCATACTGATAAGGATTTAACCGAAGAATTGAGGAGAGTTGTGAGGATAGCTAAACCGAACATGAAGATATTAGTTTTGGACTCATTGGCGGGTAACGACGCTTTAGCCCAGGCTGAATATTTTGAAAAAAATATCGGATATGACGCAGTAATTTTAACTAAAGTCGATGCAGACGCGAAGGGTGGGGTGGCACTCTCTTTGGCATATAAGTTAGGTAAACCTGTAATATTCGTTGGGATGGGGCAGGACTATGATAGTTTAATAAAGTTTAATCCAGACTGGTTCGCTGATAGGCTGGTCAGTTAA
- a CDS encoding preprotein translocase subunit SecE encodes MSLVDRIKKLREDWRRIISVSKKPDRSSFYLNLRVTLIVLLFVGLLAFLVQLAFSILLG; translated from the coding sequence ATGAGTCTTGTTGACAGGATAAAGAAGCTCAGGGAAGATTGGAGAAGGATAATAAGCGTATCAAAGAAGCCAGATAGAAGTTCATTCTACTTGAACCTGAGGGTTACCCTGATAGTCCTCTTATTCGTAGGACTACTAGCTTTTCTCGTTCAATTGGCATTTTCCATCCTATTAGGTTAA
- the pfdA gene encoding prefoldin subunit alpha encodes MKMAESNQGRMVVSLEDLLVQADSLKKEIDALQKLRDEVLESLGAVKSSKEALNILKAQNKEMLLSVDRRGFVILKVTEIPSDKVLVNLGLGYYAEIPPEDASKILDNREEQLNKSLQEITNRLNTVVNAYSQIAEILNRAQAQQAQGE; translated from the coding sequence ATGAAAATGGCTGAATCCAATCAGGGAAGAATGGTAGTTAGCCTCGAAGATCTTTTGGTGCAAGCGGACTCTCTAAAGAAGGAGATCGATGCATTACAAAAGCTAAGGGATGAAGTGCTCGAGTCTTTAGGGGCTGTGAAGAGCTCAAAGGAAGCATTGAATATTCTTAAGGCGCAGAACAAAGAAATGCTCCTTTCCGTAGATAGGAGAGGATTCGTTATATTGAAAGTTACTGAAATTCCTTCAGATAAAGTGTTGGTTAACTTAGGTCTAGGATATTACGCAGAAATACCCCCTGAGGACGCTTCTAAAATTTTAGACAATAGGGAGGAACAGCTAAACAAGAGCCTACAGGAAATAACTAACAGATTGAATACTGTAGTTAATGCGTACTCTCAAATCGCTGAAATTTTAAACAGGGCACAAGCTCAACAAGCTCAAGGTGAGTAA
- the alaS gene encoding alanine--tRNA ligase, translating to MKGNEEEYRLKIFFDNSYKRRECNVCHTPFWSKDSTRENCSDIPCSDYYFLEMKGANLNWSVSEARKRFLDFFNRHGHEIIPPKPVLARWREDLYLTIASIVDFQPFITSGIAPPPANPLVISQPCIRMDDVDNVGVTFGRHLTTFEMGGHHAFNYPDKFLYWKDETVNYAKEFFVNEMKIDEELLNFKESWWEGGGNAGPSFEVTVGGLELATLVFMQYEIKGNEYVPLKLKIVDTGYGIERLAWFTQRTPTAFHAIYGDLVDRFFNILGVPKVSDELLKVSSRFAGKIDPDAPRTVQEHREHVAKVLGINVKEVNEELTRAARVFQVLDHTKTIALMLGDGLVPSSAGEGYLGRLLIRRTMKTLKILGADVRLSELIKLQIDFWGKDFPQLIRNRDYIVDASDTEQEKFNEVLTKIPSVANALQKRKEVGINELIQLYDSNGIPPDLLQEEMNKRGVHLEIPHNFYSIVAKSHQSAPVKKDRDISKMPVDTVEKIKNLPETEKLFYKDQYAREFDAKVVASLGKYLVLDRTTFYPEGGGQLGDQGWITINGDRIKVSDTQKVNDVVVHILEREIKAEPGTKVHGEIDWIRRFRLMRHHTGTHVILAAAKKVLGDHVWQAGAEKTPEKARLDITHHKALSKEEVKKIEDLANMIIDDRRSVRPFEINRTEAEMKYGVSIYEGGVPNRSTIRLLEIKDWDIESCGGTHVSNTAEIGGIKIINVEKIQDGIIRLEYVAADVAANYARDLENKLELIATKLKTSVQQLDARVEKMMNERREMEDILNAYRKYILDNIERSVEVREIDGIQLIVLPFFGDEELEKELMKKLTVNSNTVVIQLKRIDSRVQVDVATSNNIDVSTIVEELRKAGAKGGGKKTFASVMLEGKGKDDVIDIVEKGIKGGGY from the coding sequence ATGAAAGGGAACGAAGAAGAGTACAGGTTGAAGATCTTTTTCGACAATAGTTATAAGAGAAGGGAATGTAACGTATGCCATACACCCTTCTGGTCAAAGGACTCAACTAGGGAGAACTGTTCGGATATTCCGTGTTCCGACTACTATTTTCTGGAAATGAAGGGTGCGAATCTAAACTGGTCAGTAAGCGAGGCTAGGAAAAGATTTCTCGATTTCTTCAACAGACACGGTCATGAGATTATACCCCCTAAGCCAGTTTTGGCTAGATGGAGAGAGGACCTGTACTTAACTATAGCAAGTATAGTAGACTTCCAACCCTTTATTACCAGCGGGATCGCTCCGCCCCCTGCTAATCCTCTGGTTATATCACAGCCATGCATAAGAATGGATGACGTTGACAACGTTGGAGTCACATTTGGCAGACATCTAACTACGTTCGAAATGGGAGGGCATCACGCCTTCAATTATCCCGACAAATTCCTCTATTGGAAAGACGAGACTGTCAACTATGCGAAGGAGTTCTTCGTGAACGAAATGAAGATTGATGAGGAGTTATTGAACTTTAAGGAGTCATGGTGGGAAGGAGGAGGAAATGCCGGTCCCTCATTTGAGGTCACAGTGGGCGGTCTAGAGCTTGCCACGTTAGTGTTTATGCAATATGAAATTAAAGGAAACGAATATGTTCCTTTGAAACTTAAAATTGTGGATACAGGATATGGAATTGAAAGATTAGCCTGGTTTACTCAAAGGACACCTACTGCCTTTCATGCAATATATGGAGACCTGGTAGATAGGTTCTTCAATATTCTGGGCGTACCTAAGGTCAGTGATGAGCTTCTTAAAGTGTCCTCCAGATTTGCCGGAAAGATTGACCCTGATGCACCTAGAACTGTTCAAGAGCATAGAGAACATGTAGCCAAGGTTTTAGGGATTAATGTAAAAGAGGTTAATGAGGAGTTAACCAGGGCAGCGAGGGTCTTCCAGGTGTTAGACCACACAAAAACAATAGCTCTCATGTTGGGCGACGGACTTGTTCCATCAAGCGCCGGTGAGGGTTACCTAGGAAGGCTGTTGATAAGGAGGACAATGAAAACTCTTAAGATTTTAGGGGCTGACGTCAGGCTATCAGAACTCATAAAGCTTCAGATAGATTTCTGGGGAAAGGATTTCCCACAGCTCATCAGAAATAGGGACTATATTGTTGATGCGTCGGATACTGAGCAGGAGAAGTTCAATGAAGTTTTAACCAAGATACCATCCGTAGCAAACGCTCTGCAGAAGAGAAAAGAAGTAGGTATTAACGAATTAATTCAGCTCTACGACTCCAACGGTATTCCTCCAGATCTGCTTCAGGAGGAGATGAATAAGAGAGGAGTTCATCTGGAGATCCCGCACAATTTTTACTCCATTGTAGCAAAAAGTCATCAGAGCGCACCGGTGAAGAAAGATAGAGATATCTCTAAGATGCCAGTAGATACTGTTGAAAAAATCAAAAATTTACCAGAAACCGAAAAGTTATTCTATAAAGATCAGTACGCTAGAGAGTTTGATGCAAAGGTTGTAGCTTCGTTAGGGAAATATCTGGTGTTAGATAGAACAACGTTCTATCCAGAGGGCGGTGGACAACTGGGCGATCAGGGCTGGATTACCATAAACGGGGATAGAATTAAAGTATCTGATACGCAGAAAGTGAATGACGTAGTTGTACATATCTTAGAGAGAGAAATTAAAGCTGAGCCTGGAACCAAAGTTCATGGAGAAATAGACTGGATAAGACGTTTTAGACTTATGAGGCATCATACTGGTACCCATGTGATTTTAGCTGCAGCTAAGAAGGTACTGGGGGATCATGTATGGCAGGCCGGGGCTGAGAAGACTCCCGAGAAGGCAAGGTTAGACATTACTCATCATAAGGCCCTTTCCAAAGAAGAGGTCAAAAAGATCGAGGACTTAGCTAACATGATTATTGATGATAGGAGATCAGTAAGACCATTTGAAATAAACAGGACGGAGGCTGAAATGAAGTATGGTGTGTCCATATATGAGGGAGGAGTTCCAAACAGGTCCACAATAAGGTTATTGGAAATAAAGGACTGGGACATTGAAAGTTGTGGGGGTACACATGTCTCAAACACGGCTGAAATAGGTGGAATAAAGATTATTAATGTGGAAAAAATACAAGATGGAATAATCAGGTTAGAGTACGTGGCAGCTGACGTCGCTGCCAACTACGCCAGGGATCTTGAGAACAAGCTTGAGCTAATAGCCACTAAACTGAAGACTTCTGTGCAACAGTTAGACGCTAGGGTAGAGAAGATGATGAATGAGAGGAGAGAGATGGAAGACATTCTGAACGCTTATAGGAAATACATCTTAGATAACATAGAAAGATCAGTAGAGGTTAGAGAGATAGATGGTATTCAGCTTATAGTTCTGCCCTTCTTTGGAGACGAGGAACTAGAAAAAGAATTAATGAAGAAATTGACTGTAAACAGTAATACGGTCGTTATACAATTGAAAAGGATCGACAGCAGGGTTCAGGTGGATGTCGCGACCAGTAATAACATTGACGTTTCAACAATCGTTGAGGAGCTGAGAAAGGCTGGGGCTAAAGGAGGAGGGAAAAAGACTTTTGCTTCAGTTATGCTGGAGGGCAAAGGAAAGGATGATGTAATTGATATCGTGGAGAAGGGAATTAAGGGAGGCGGCTATTGA
- a CDS encoding translation initiation factor IF-6, with translation MNIQRFSVFGTDNIGVYIFTNDKYTIIPKNLDKGSKEIIQDNLKTELIETSIADSYLIGVFVAGNNHSILLPRIAKESEIKVIKEAAKDINVEIVDVRATALGNVILTNDRSALLYPEFSDAEANTIKKALGVEEVKKGTVAQVIVVGSVGVLTTKGGLVHIEAREDELKLLSSFFKTNLEVGTINFGSAFIRSGMIANSYGALVGTSTTGPEILRIQRAFSE, from the coding sequence ATGAATATTCAGAGGTTCAGTGTTTTTGGGACTGATAATATAGGGGTTTACATTTTTACTAATGATAAGTATACAATAATTCCTAAGAACTTAGATAAAGGTTCGAAGGAGATAATCCAGGACAACCTTAAAACTGAACTGATAGAAACTTCTATAGCTGACAGTTATTTGATTGGAGTATTTGTAGCAGGAAACAACCACAGCATTCTTCTTCCGAGAATAGCAAAGGAGAGCGAAATTAAGGTCATAAAGGAGGCGGCTAAGGATATTAACGTAGAGATAGTTGACGTTAGGGCTACGGCTTTAGGTAACGTAATTTTGACCAATGATAGAAGCGCCTTACTATATCCGGAATTTTCAGACGCAGAGGCAAACACTATAAAAAAGGCTCTTGGGGTAGAGGAGGTCAAGAAAGGCACAGTAGCGCAGGTGATAGTGGTGGGTTCGGTTGGAGTATTGACTACCAAGGGCGGCTTAGTGCATATTGAGGCAAGAGAGGACGAGCTTAAACTCTTGAGTTCATTCTTTAAAACCAACTTAGAAGTTGGAACTATTAACTTTGGGAGTGCGTTTATAAGAAGCGGCATGATAGCAAACAGCTATGGTGCCTTGGTTGGAACATCGACTACTGGGCCAGAGATTTTAAGAATCCAGAGAGCTTTTAGTGAATGA
- a CDS encoding 50S ribosomal protein L10, whose amino-acid sequence MILMSIVEERKIPRWKLDEVSELEEKLKNSSTIMIADIQGFPTDKLHEIRKKLRGIAEIKVTKNTLFTIAAKRAGIDLSKIEGYITGSNAFIFSNDNPFVISIFLSKFKLKRFPVPGDKADEEVVIPAGDTGMTAGPILSTFGKLKVQTKVQDGKVHVVKDTLIAKPGDPIPAEAAPILQKLGIMPVYVKLRLKAAYHQGLLIPVSELEINLDTYRSMINEAFRNSLFLGVEIAYPVPEVLKLTLSKAHMRALALAGEAGFLTPDTASAVLSRAVSKAYAVLSAISGKVDLGVEVPKQPEQAQESKKEEKKEEEEKKGPSDEEIAGGLSSLFG is encoded by the coding sequence GTGATCCTTATGAGTATAGTAGAAGAAAGGAAAATTCCCAGATGGAAATTAGATGAAGTCAGTGAACTTGAGGAGAAACTGAAGAACTCTAGCACTATCATGATTGCAGACATTCAGGGATTTCCTACAGATAAGCTTCATGAAATAAGGAAAAAGTTAAGAGGTATCGCTGAAATAAAAGTAACTAAAAATACCCTGTTCACCATAGCAGCCAAGAGAGCTGGTATAGATTTAAGTAAAATTGAAGGCTACATCACAGGTAGCAATGCATTTATATTTTCAAATGATAATCCATTTGTAATATCTATATTTCTATCGAAATTTAAATTAAAGAGGTTTCCAGTGCCAGGAGATAAAGCCGACGAGGAGGTTGTAATACCTGCAGGAGATACAGGAATGACTGCAGGACCAATTTTAAGCACATTTGGCAAGCTCAAGGTTCAGACGAAGGTTCAAGATGGTAAGGTTCATGTGGTTAAGGACACTCTAATTGCTAAACCTGGAGATCCGATACCCGCAGAAGCGGCCCCAATTCTCCAAAAGTTAGGGATAATGCCAGTTTATGTCAAGTTGAGACTTAAGGCTGCTTATCATCAAGGTTTACTAATTCCGGTATCAGAGCTGGAGATTAATCTAGATACTTACCGCTCAATGATTAATGAAGCCTTCAGGAACTCTCTGTTCTTAGGTGTCGAAATAGCGTATCCTGTTCCAGAGGTGCTCAAGTTAACATTGAGTAAGGCACATATGAGGGCTTTAGCTTTGGCGGGTGAGGCAGGGTTCTTGACTCCCGACACCGCTAGTGCCGTTCTCTCAAGGGCAGTTTCTAAGGCCTACGCAGTGCTTTCTGCGATAAGTGGAAAGGTAGACCTGGGAGTAGAGGTACCTAAGCAACCTGAGCAGGCTCAAGAGTCCAAGAAAGAGGAGAAGAAAGAAGAAGAGGAGAAGAAAGGACCCAGCGATGAGGAGATCGCCGGAGGTCTCTCCTCCCTCTTCGGATAA
- a CDS encoding sugar phosphate nucleotidyltransferase, translating to MKALLLAAGKGEGLAPYTYKQQKEAISIAGRPVIRYPIEGLVDAGIRDFVIIVNEKEDQIVQAVRDLDARIETIRQKTPGISGAIKDGMELMDEMFVLAFGDIIAPKEFYMELMESFDRSGTPVFSTIPVNSGLDTYGLVKINDGLHVVKEGSTLALAGAYIIPKRPFDDFLAYLDTIAKNANYFVWTGPWTDIGYPEDIITAIEQLLRSKTSTISNKASIASTAVIGKGVIIEDDAVVEDYAIIKGPAYIGKNAYIGSFSLIRDYSSIEEGSIIGAYSEVTHSLIGPRSVVGSKSYLTHSVIGPDSKIGASVITVSYPSVVKRGGIGKFGALISPYSEVPHGAVIGPSFRK from the coding sequence ATGAAAGCCCTATTATTGGCTGCAGGGAAGGGGGAAGGTTTAGCTCCATATACCTATAAGCAACAAAAGGAAGCGATCAGCATAGCTGGGAGGCCTGTGATTAGGTACCCTATAGAAGGATTGGTGGATGCAGGAATAAGGGATTTTGTTATTATTGTAAACGAGAAGGAAGATCAAATAGTGCAGGCGGTCAGGGACTTAGATGCAAGAATAGAAACAATCAGGCAAAAAACTCCAGGAATTTCTGGTGCAATAAAAGACGGAATGGAGCTCATGGATGAAATGTTTGTACTAGCTTTCGGGGACATAATTGCACCTAAGGAATTCTACATGGAACTAATGGAGAGCTTTGACAGAAGTGGAACTCCTGTATTCTCAACTATCCCAGTAAACTCGGGTTTAGATACGTATGGATTAGTGAAAATTAATGATGGGCTTCACGTAGTGAAGGAAGGTTCCACTTTAGCCCTGGCCGGCGCCTACATAATACCTAAAAGACCTTTTGATGATTTCCTAGCCTACCTTGATACTATAGCTAAAAATGCTAATTATTTTGTCTGGACTGGTCCTTGGACGGATATAGGTTATCCAGAAGATATCATCACTGCAATAGAACAACTTCTAAGATCTAAAACTTCAACCATATCGAATAAGGCATCCATAGCAAGCACAGCTGTTATAGGGAAAGGAGTTATCATAGAGGACGACGCAGTAGTAGAAGACTACGCTATTATCAAAGGACCTGCATATATTGGGAAAAATGCCTATATTGGATCCTTTTCCTTAATAAGAGACTACTCTTCCATCGAGGAGGGGTCAATAATAGGAGCCTACTCTGAGGTTACCCACTCCCTGATAGGTCCAAGATCCGTAGTTGGCTCAAAATCATATCTTACGCACAGCGTTATAGGACCTGATTCTAAGATCGGTGCTTCTGTTATCACTGTAAGCTATCCATCTGTAGTTAAAAGAGGAGGCATAGGTAAATTTGGCGCGTTAATATCACCATATTCAGAAGTACCTCATGGGGCGGTGATAGGTCCATCTTTCCGAAAGTAG
- a CDS encoding 50S ribosomal protein L39e has protein sequence MSRSKPSGVKRRLARALKENSAVPAWVILKTNGKFRFNPKKRNWRRNDLKV, from the coding sequence ATGAGTAGAAGTAAGCCTTCTGGAGTTAAAAGAAGGTTAGCTAGGGCGTTAAAGGAGAACTCGGCGGTTCCAGCATGGGTAATCCTGAAGACCAACGGAAAATTCAGATTCAATCCCAAGAAGAGGAACTGGAGAAGGAATGATCTGAAGGTGTAA